CTGCTGCGCACGGCCCATGTCTATAAGCGTACCGGCCGGCTCGCCCTGGATGAAAACGCCCCGGACTATCCGCCGCTCATGCGCGGCCTGGAAATGCTGGAGGACGGCTATACCGAGGCGGAGATTCGAGAGGTGTTTCAGGCCGAGGCCAAGGCCTTCGTGCAGTACCGGGAGGAGATGGAGCGCATTTTTCGGAACATGGCCACCTACGCCCCGTCCTTCGGCGTGGCTGGCAGCGTCATCGGGCTGGTGGGCATGCTGGTGGGGCTGGGGGACACGACGTTGATCCTGAAGAGCATCCCGGTCACCCTGGTCTCCACGCTCTACGGCATCGTCCTGGCCAACTTCCTGCTGCTGCCCCTGGCCGAAAAGCTTCGGGAGAACACCCGTGAGGAACTGGCCCTGCGCCGCATCGTGCTCGGCGGGATGGTGGGCATGATCCGGGGAACGGACTTCTTGAAGCTGCAAACCCTGCTTAACGCCATCACCACCAAGCACGACGCCCACGTGGACGGCTTGCAGGTCATCCGGGAAATCAAGGCCAACCTGTCCCGGCCCGCCCAGCCGGACGGGGCCGGTCGGCTGGAGCTGGTTCCGGCGGTGAAGCGGTCCTGAATAATCCTATAGACCCGTTCCCTCCAAAGTATGGGGAAAACGGTGGAAAGGCTGGCAAAATAGATCGCTGCAAAGTTTTCAAGTGAGCGTCAAGTGAGCTCCGCCCGACTTAGTGAAATTTCGCCGCGGCCCGCTTAAACCCTTCGGCGGAGCGGCGAATGACCGTTTCGTCTACGCAGAAGGCCAAGCGGAAGTAGCCGGGGGTGCCGAAGCCGCGGCCGGGGACGGCCAGAATCAGCTCTTCCTGGAGGGCTTGGACAAAGGCCACGTCGTCGCCGCCTGGAGCCTTGGGGAAAAAGTAGAAGGCGCCCTGGGGCTTGAAGAAGGGGATGTTCGCGCCTTCCAGGACCTCGGCCATGGCCGCGCGGCGCTGGGCGTAGAGGTTCACGTCAACCTGCGCGCCCAGGGCCTTTTGCATCAGGCGCTGCCCAATGGCCGGGGCGTTGACGAAGCCCAGGATGCGGTTGGTCAGGGTCAGTCCGGCCAGAAGTTCGGCCTTGCCGGGCATGGACGGATTGACCAGGGCGTAGCCGATGCGCTCTCCGGCCAGGGCCAGACTCTTGGAAAAAGAGCTGACCACCACGGTGTGGGGGTAGAGGGGCAGGAGCGAGGGCACGGGGTGGCCGTCAAAGGTCAGGAAGCGGTAGGGCTCGTCCGAAAGCAGGTAGATGGTCCGCCTCGTCTCTCTGCTTTTGGTTTGCAGCAGCTCGGCCAGGGCTTGCAGCTCGGACCGGGTGTAGACCCGGCCGGAAGGATTGTTCGGGGTGTTGACCAGCACCACTCTGGTCTTGGGACAGATAGCCGCGGCCACGGCGTCCAGGTCCAGGCTGAAATCGTCCGGATTCGTGGGCACGGGACGCAGTACGCCGGAGTGATTTTCGGCATAAAAACCATACTCCACGAAGAACGGCGCCGGGCAAAGCACTTCGTCTCCCGGCTCCAGCACGGCCCTGAAGAAGCTGTTCAGGGCCCCGGCCGCGCCGCAGGTCAGGATCACGTCCTGACCCGAGACGGGTACGCCCTGTTCCTGGGACAGAAAGG
Above is a genomic segment from Desulfonatronum sp. SC1 containing:
- a CDS encoding motility protein A → MKSRTLITAAICFVGFIAVFFFSGQAQVYFNVTALLVVFTGTLGSALLGSGPDGLRRAWRCVRTAYAENTVPERILVKELLRTAHVYKRTGRLALDENAPDYPPLMRGLEMLEDGYTEAEIREVFQAEAKAFVQYREEMERIFRNMATYAPSFGVAGSVIGLVGMLVGLGDTTLILKSIPVTLVSTLYGIVLANFLLLPLAEKLRENTREELALRRIVLGGMVGMIRGTDFLKLQTLLNAITTKHDAHVDGLQVIREIKANLSRPAQPDGAGRLELVPAVKRS
- a CDS encoding pyridoxal phosphate-dependent aminotransferase is translated as MPEATTQESTVLAPQVQAYLQRSSWIRKMFETGAELKARHGVDAVCDFSLGNPDLSPPDAVFQALEDLARRDQRFGYMPNAGYPEARAALAAFLSQEQGVPVSGQDVILTCGAAGALNSFFRAVLEPGDEVLCPAPFFVEYGFYAENHSGVLRPVPTNPDDFSLDLDAVAAAICPKTRVVLVNTPNNPSGRVYTRSELQALAELLQTKSRETRRTIYLLSDEPYRFLTFDGHPVPSLLPLYPHTVVVSSFSKSLALAGERIGYALVNPSMPGKAELLAGLTLTNRILGFVNAPAIGQRLMQKALGAQVDVNLYAQRRAAMAEVLEGANIPFFKPQGAFYFFPKAPGGDDVAFVQALQEELILAVPGRGFGTPGYFRLAFCVDETVIRRSAEGFKRAAAKFH